Genomic DNA from Setaria italica strain Yugu1 chromosome V, Setaria_italica_v2.0, whole genome shotgun sequence:
tgccaaaggggaCCTAGTGCTGTTCCACCTATCAGTTTATGTGTGATGCTCGTAAGTGACAAGGTCATTGTCTGAACTACCACCaactaagcttgtgctaagtgATGACAAGCAACTTGTCTCCTCATCGTTGCTTCACTAAACCATGCCATTCCATTACTCTCCTGCGAACCTACTACCCTACTATGTTGAACAGGCAGGCGCAGCCATCCTGGTAAGGGGGGAAAGGAATGGGAGTTGGCAGTTGAGTGCATGCCACTAAGGCACTTGGgacatgtttagttactcccaactcccaactttgacactatgcaaaaagaagattccccatcacatcaaacttgcggtacatgcatggagtactaaatgtagatgaaattaaaaactaattgcacagttttgttgtactttgcgagacgaatcttttgagcctaattagtcaatatttggacaataattcacaaatacaaacgaaacgctacagtgtgctacagtgctgtaacagtaatttggcacctcccaaattccctaactaaacaaggccttgttTTTTTGACTCACCTGACCCAAAATTATCTTATCCTGAAACCAGGATTTTACAGCAGAAAGTACACCCTACCATCGTCCTTGGAGGCTTCTTCAAGGTCAGAACCACACCTGAAGCCATGCATCAGAAtggcagtgtcacatcggatgtttggatgttaattaggactaaacatgagctaattataaaactaattgcagaacctctgtgctaattcacgagatgaatctattaagtctaattaatccatcattagcaaatggttattgtagcaccacattgtcaaatcatggattcgtcttgcgaattagacttcatctgtgcaattagttctgtgcaattagttttgtaattagtttatgtttaatactcctaattagcatctaaacatccgatataacatgtgctaaactttaacaggtatccaaacacccctaagtttACTTGTGGTGCACCCCAGCTCCTCCACTGACCTAGCACCTAGGACTtctttccttcccttcttgTATATTCCTTGGCCACCAAAGCACACATCATCTCTGCCAGGTATACTCTTTTCCGGTCCAGCTGAAGTACTGCaactgcaggctgcagcagctTTCTTCTGCACCGTTTCTACCTCCAAGCTTTTTTTCATCCCAGCTGCAGCCTTTGCACCTGGATTTGAAGCTGTCCTTGTTCCTTGAGCATTGCGAGCTTTACAGCCTTAGCGATTCGATGACAAAGTCACACAAGCACGCACAAGAGCACTTgttcatgtgtctcaactgaccGTGCACGACCTCGCGCCGCCGATCGGAGCCAAGAATTCTCGCCAGTCGTGAGCCGATGGAGGCGCAGCGCGCCGGGATGCAGgacaccgccgccggcgacgtcccTGGCGCGGAAGACGGCGTCGACGATGTTTTCTTCTGCGTGGCCGCGACGTCAAGGGGCAACAGGAGCAGCATCTCCTACTTCCACACCAACGCGGCTGGCGAGGACGCCGAGTCGGCGCTCGCGCTGGCCGCGCTCTGCCTCGACCACGCCCCGGAGCACCACCGGTGGCACCACCACACCGTCGCCGGGGCGAGGACGTTCGCGTTCCTCTCTGCCGGCGACGGTCGCACGTACTTCGCCGCCGCGGACCCGACGCCGGGCGCCGACGAGGTGGTCAGGTTCCTGGAGCGCGTCCGCGACGCGTGCGACGCCGCGCCCAGGAAGCGCCTGCGCGACGAGGCCGTGGCCCCCGTCGCGCGGCAGTTCGCGCAGCTGCTGCGggccgtggcggcgggggcgagctccggcgcgggggacgcggcggcgcttcCCGGAGACTCGCCGCGGGTGGGGTTGCCGCTGGCGCCGGTGTGCGCTGCGGACGCCGGTGGCGAGAAGGATGAGGAGCACCAGCGGGCCGGAGCGCAACGTCGCGCCGTGCAACCGGATCGTGCAAGCGCGCGGCCCGGGTGGCGCTCGTGGTGGCGCCACGCGGTGGTCGTTATCGGCGTGGACGTGGTGCTGTGCCTGGTGCTGTTCGCCGTGTGGATGGGGGTGTGCAAAGGCTTCAGGTGTCTTACGCGATGAGCCACTCCGACGCAGGGCCTGCAACGAAACTGTAATCACATACATGCTGTGCATGATTTGCTTCGGACTAGGGGGTCTAAGGATGGATTCTTTATGTTTAGTTATCATATCTACAGTTTGTAGAATATGAAACGAAGGTTGTGGCATTCCTCAAGCCTTCGATACATGTAACCATAGCTTGAGTTGGGCCTCAGTACTCCGTGTTTGTGAAATGCAGAAAATGAAAATCTACAAGTTCATGcatggcaagcatcgcatgatCTTTGATGAAATCCATTGCTTCTACACATTAACTCAAAACAGAGATGTGGAGTAGGCAGTTAGTACAGGCACCCGCTTTACCTAATCTTAGTTAGGACAGCTCATGGTGTACCAGCACACAAGATGGCCCAGTTTGATGGCGTACGGTTTATAAACAGAGCAACTCTGGAACTCACAAGAGATGCTCCGGAATCTCTCTTTGACTAACATGATTTAATGTGATAACGCAGTGCTACGATGATTAATGGCTAAAGTCAGCAGTCAGCTGACACGAAATGAtacacaaagaaaagaaaaagaaaagaaaaggagagcgAGAAAAATATCACTGTTGCAGTGTGGGCTCGAAATTTCAGAAATACTACATAAGAGTACAGTCTGCATTGGGCCATCATGCATGATGGTTAGTATAAGTTTCCTCGGCTTATTTACGGCCCATCGAGCCCAGGTGCAGACAATCTCTTCCAAGGGAAGTGGTTGGAGTTGGGCAGCGGTGGTTGACGAATGGCGATCGATCGAGTTCCAACCCTCACACCCAGCCAAGAAAGGTGGTAGAAAAATATCTCCGTCTTTCACATTAAACAAACGGAAAGAAACAATAAACCCTTAGGGCCCTAATAGCCTACGACCCCGACAGGAGATCGGAATCCACTTTGCTGTACGAGCACCGGCAGCAGCTGCTCGTCTTTCCCTGAAAAAgacagagagaaaaagaaaagaaaagaaaagaaaaggaacacaCTCCTGTCTTTTCCTTTCGCCGCTCGACTCGTACATCGTGATCGCTGATGATGCTGAGCTAAGCCTGCAATCAGTGCTAATTTCTGCTTCCACTTTGCAGCGTCGTTGTCAAATTACATAGGATTAGCATCTTCATTAGTCAATACTTCACTACCATGCACTGGAGAgtatcagaagttcagaacagAGAGTGAAGGTGaaagcaagcaaagcaaaaaGACAGGCCGTTTCAGGCCTCCGTTTTCAGAGGAACGGGCACCGTCTTTACCCTGGCACCCGTCACATGCACTCATGACCCGGGCGCCTTCTCCTTCAATGCCAGCGGCTGCAGCGACGTCATGGGCTCATggtgcttcttctccttcttcttcttcgccacATGCCAGGGGGGAGGGTGGACGGCGaccgcctctcctcctcctggcTCCCGTGATCGATGCTCCCGCTGAAAGTCTTTGGTGCGGTGTAACTGAAGGGAGCAGAGCACGGGCTCTGCAGGGACTGCAGCACAGTGCAGTGAGGATTGAAAAATGTGAGGTGTGCTGCTGACGCTTTTAACTGCATGTTCCTCCTCCAGCTGCAGGCTGCCCCCGACCGGTGGAGCTGCTGATGAGTGCAGTGCAGTGCTGGGCTGTCATCTTCCCGGCAGCTGGTGCTGGTCAAACAAGGCTCTCGATCCTCACAGTTGGAGCCAGCTGCCACCGACTATTTTATACTCCTCCCTTCCCTTGCCTTGAGGCCTTGTGGCCATGACACAGTGTTTGGGACTTGTGTCCATGCCTTCTTTACGAGTAACCAAACATTTCCTGCCATGCAGCCAAGGCAAAACATCCTTTAATCTTTGTCTAAGCAATCTTTTCAACAGTCATGATGTGGCTAGCCAGGGAGGATACATGCCGTTGCCACTAACCTCCATTAGACCATTACATGTATTACCTTTCTGCCATGCATCTGTGTGTAAACCTTTGTGAATTGTGACCTTGACCAATGCCACCGATGCACGGGTGGTTGGCAATGCAAAGTTCAAGAATATGTGACGAGCAATACGTGAGCCACGCACGTACGTGCCCGTTTTCGTTTGGTCCGGCCTGAAGAAAGGTGGTGGTTTGTTGATCTTTCGCGGTTGCCCATCCGGGAAGCAAGATGCTCCGAGCCGGCGCACTGTTGGTGACGGGCGCGCTCACGCGATGCCATTGCCACGgcggtgggggatcgccggatcgGAGGCTCTGAGCTGTCGCGTTCGATTCGATATGCTTTGGCCTGCTtgcttaggccatgtttagttactcccaactcccaactttgacactatgcaaaaagaagattctccatcacatcaaacttgcggtacatgcatggagtactaaatgtagatgaaattaaaaactaattgcacagttttgttgtactttgcgagacgaatcttttgagcctaattagtcaatatttggacaataattcacaaatacaaacgaaacgctacagtgtgctacagtgctgtaacagtaatttggcacctcccaaattccccaactaaacacggccttagtTCCGGACCTGCAGCTGACGGATCGAGATCAGGTTGGTTGGTTAGGcagggatggatggatgggtcaGGGATCTCAGGGAATCATCTGCATGGATCCAAGCGTTTGTCCTCATAGTTATCTGTCAGTCAGGCTACGGTTTGCGCCTGTCATCAACTTGCAAGCTGTTCTGCGTACATATTCTTCGAGCAGCAGAAAAGGAGGTTTCTCTCTGACGCGCCACAGCGGCTGCCCTGACCGTattctcctcgtcgccggccaccgtcCGTcggctgcgggcggcggcgcccggagCGCGCCACGTCAGGCGATACCCAGCGGATCTCGTTAGGTAACGAACCGGTGGCTGTGGCGCCGTACGGAGAGGCGGATGGGAACAAAGCAGTCTTCGTAGGTGGGAGGAGACGGGAGACGACGGCGAgccctgctgcagctgcaggcagGCGCACAGTACCCGGGACCGGGCCGGGAGAGGCGGCAGCCTCAGAATCTGCGAGGCCTGGCCCACGCCACATGCCTCGAGATCCACACCCCCCGCAATGATTTGACCGCGGCGGGGCCCGCTCTGCACTGGCGCCGTATCAGGAATTGCTGCGCAGCACCCTCCCACCCACCAGCCGCCGATCAGCGTGTTGGTCGCTTGCACTTCGCTCGCCTCTGGCTCTGGCTCTGCTCCAACCAGCCTCCGAGCAGCCGTCTCCTGCCACAAATTCAAGTGTACCATCAGGCGCAAGTCCAATTAAGGTCCTACTCAGAACATGGAGATTCATTTTTCACCTTACGAATGTTGGTTTTGCTGTTTAACATAATTAGCACATGAACACACCATAATCAATCTACTAATGCCGAATTTAGGCGGGATCAACCTTATACCAGCGTTGGGAGCCGCCATGGATGCCTCCTGAGTTGGTGAAGACGTCAGTGTAGACGTAGTAGCGTTGGTGCAGAACGCCGACTCAAGAACAGGGGATGTTCTTGATAGGCAACTTGAGCTCCTCGCCGAGTAGCACCTCCCTTCTGGACAAGAACGGTATTGCCTCGGTCGT
This window encodes:
- the LOC101754910 gene encoding phytolongin Phyl1.1-like translates to MEAQRAGMQDTAAGDVPGAEDGVDDVFFCVAATSRGNRSSISYFHTNAAGEDAESALALAALCLDHAPEHHRWHHHTVAGARTFAFLSAGDGRTYFAAADPTPGADEVVRFLERVRDACDAAPRKRLRDEAVAPVARQFAQLLRAVAAGASSGAGDAAALPGDSPRVGLPLAPVCAADAGGEKDEEHQRAGAQRRAVQPDRASARPGWRSWWRHAVVVIGVDVVLCLVLFAVWMGVCKGFRCLTR